DNA sequence from the Pungitius pungitius chromosome 3, fPunPun2.1, whole genome shotgun sequence genome:
GTACAGTGGGCCATTTGTGGTGAGACGGATTATTGACTTCATTGCTGTCCATGATATCCATTGCAGACTCAATAATATGCaccattgaaatgaaaaagagagagagagagcacagacaGAAGTGGATACATGATACAAAAGCCTTCTTTCATAATGAACTCACAAATGGCATTAGATGTTTTACGAGCTCTTACTTTTGCACCGGCCCTGTCGCCCAAAAGCTCATTAGCCAATGGGGAGGCATCCTAGAAACTAACCCGCCCCCAGAAATTGATTAGAATTGGCCCAAAACAGCAATATGCActgaaaaaataattcattggatTTACTCAATTGAATAGTGGACATTGGTTGCACACAAATTGTTTGCTTTGGTAGTCACTAAAACAATTGTGTTCCATCAATACAGACGAATCACATTCCATCAACACAGACTATTCATGTTCAATCAACACAGACGAACACAAACTATTCATGTTCAAGCAACACAAGTACtttatattgaaataaaaattattttaaatattatttttacatcaagttaaattgtaattttatttgtaatgctCTAAATCTATatgtattaataatataaattaCAGTTAACCAAGGAAAGCGGAAATCAAGGGTAACTGGACTGGTTAAGGTTTCTTGAAGGGGTTTCGCTTCTCATCTGAGAGGCTTATTAAGTTCTGACTGAACCACTGTCATTCAGCCACAACTGAATAAGCCTCTCAGAGATGAGGATTGAAACGTCTTGTTAACAAATGTAAGATATATATTAACACGTTGACTAGTAAAATGTGGCTAGTAATGGACAGTAATCAAAATTTTAAAACTTGGTGTTTATTGCATATTCTATCCGAGagcccaaaaaaataaaaaatataacagTCATGGGAAAACAGAACTAAGAATAATGCACTTCTTTCCGCACTATCCAGACTTTATTTCACTAAAACATGCCAACAAAGTTAACATGGCTAGGGCTAAGTACCCCACccccaaagtatttttttcctttctctatAGTTACCAATGGACTGTATAACGTTAAAACACATAACGTTACCCAGTAAACACAGGAAAATATAACTGAACTTTCTAAAATTAGGTATCTCTGGCTAGGAAGGAATTTTTGACGCGTCTGTTAGCATTTGATGCATTGACTTTAACATTGAAATCCCTCGCGCCAGACGCTCTATTCGCTGGTGGAATAGACCCTGGGCCAGTTGAGCTGTAAGTTGCAAGTGGGACTAGTAACGTTCAAAAAACGGACCGcggacttttctttcttcttcccaaAATGCATTGCACCCGTGCGTGAATATCGTGAGATAAAATGAGAACTGGTATTCACTTGATTGACTTACTTTATCCCAACATGAGCTTGATATGTTCATGCACGCTTTCTGCATATAACGTGCAGTTTACACAATGctatcatgttttatttaagaaCCCTTTAGCAAAACATACAAAATTTAATTTGATAAATCTAACAGGTGACCAGTCTCCCTTTTTTCAGTGTGGGCACTCATTAGCCAACTGACTGCAGGAATGAATCCCTTCTGTTGAGATGAACTAGACTGGAAGAGATTTGACCAGATTCGTTGCCACTCAGTGTCAGTATGAGAGAGAGTTGAAAACCTAGGAGGTGAGTAATAGGaaagtgtaaaaagaaaaggaatttgTCCCAAAGTCCATGAGATGTTGGGCAGTCGTTGGCACACTCTTTGGGGATGAACACAAAAGCCGTGAAATCAAGCGGTTCATCTCcagtgaaaagtaaaaaaatacccAGGAGCCATGGTGGAGTCTGAGTAGATGTCATAATAGATGTGTCTctatcagaaaataaaaatggggCAGGAGAGGTTTAATCCCCCTTAGAGGTATTGATACTGGAAATTTGACAGAAGCTGGTAGTTACACACTTCTATAATTCATGCTGAATTCAACTCACTAAAGGAagtagaagtagtaaacagAAGAAGCATTGGGTGGTGCTGAGACTTTAATGCACATAACACTTTGTATGGGgatcaaaaacaaacaggtgGTGCTTCCAGGCTGTGGAAGAACTGTTTGATGGAATCGTCTTGTTTGCATTATTGACGGCAGAGACACAAGAACAGGCGGGATGCATAGGGACATGTTTTACATGTGATGCTAGTGAGAACAGCGAAGTACCAACAGGTGACTGGCGTGTGCATCAGGACGACCATTACTCAGcagagtaaaataaatgttatatcTTCTGtataatgtaacaaaataaCACTATATGCTCATATATATGTTCAGCATTTGTGTGTCAAATTGGAAGCAGCAGATCTATGGTAAAAATAAGCACTATTGGTGTGAGgatgacaatgtgtgtgtgtgtgtgattatgagggggaagaataaaaaaatgtagtaTTCAAACCAACTTTACACTTAAATGCAAAGCATGAAAGCATTGTTGGATAGTATGTGTCACATCTAAGGAAATGTCATACTAATCGCTcaagctttttatttaaataggtTCATTTCCACAGACgtatttttcacatttacacTGTACACATGCACTTTAGCCTTTCAGTAAATGATTACACAAAGAtccatgagaaaaataaaaaacaaccgATAAAATACATGGAAAAGTTACAGAGGGATCACAAGCAACATAACAGAGTGTTCGCAGAGAGGACGCGTTCAAGTTAAACATTAATAATGCTGCGAATTCTCGTTAATTGCACTGAATGAAAAAGCATCATGATGTGACGTGGTGGTTTTACAAAGATGGAGACATCAGTCTTATACTGGacgttattttatttatttcaggtaATATTTCTCATCTAAATCATACAGTCTGTCAAGTAACTAAACCACTAGAGGCGTACTCTCCTCAGACTATAAGCAGGAGTGTCCTCCTACCTGGACTGTGTTTTTCTACTATCCATCCCTAACTGCATCGTTTCACAACACAGAGACAATTTAGTTTACtgtaaaagtgtaaaagaaataaagaatcgCTTAGAAAGTCTGTGAATTGCGTCATTACTCCCCAATGAGCCTTGAGCTTGCATCAGCAACTATAAAACCGCAGCTGCAGCAAGGGTGGACGAtggcagaaagagaaggaaatccCAACAGATGTAGCTATTGTTACTGGGACAGATGGTCTgaacccccccactccccccaacACATCTGGTGCTGCCCCTGTGAGAGTAGGGCGGCACAACGTGATACTTCAGAGCTATTAGAAACATCGAGCTGTGGAAAAGACTAACCAACTTGAGCAAAGACACATCCTGACCTGACGTAGGACCGGGTGGAGCTGGCTCCCAACAAGAGATGAACCAACAAAGATCTACTGTAATGCTTCATACAGATCCCTTAACATGCATTGTGCgatttcaatttaaaatcatCTGCATTATTTGAGAGCTTGCAGGGATGTGTCGTTTGCATACGCTCAAAGAATACAAGTGCTACCAAAACTCattacaagtatttatacatcAATATTCACAATGTAGTAGCTTTTGGTGTAGCATCACCGTCACTTCATATTCGAGGAAAATCTCCagtgattaaataaaataaaaataaaaacacacatgtttAAGCCCAGGGTGTGCACACAAGTGTCTCTGGAGAGCGTGAAGCGGGGGAAGAGGGCGGCTGTTGAGCTCAAATTCATTGTCATGTTTTATCATCAAACATTAAAAGAAcgtacaaaaatatatatttgttttacatgAACATTACCTATTACTTAACACTCAACTGTAAAATGCATAATAGCTGCACTGTCATCATTAATCATACTTCTTTCTTATGTCTACCAGTAAGTGGAACCATTAAGACACCTTTCAATCAGCATCTCAGGAAGGAATCTGGAGACTGTCGACAagttttttgtgaaaatgagCACTCCGTAAGTTGTGTTCTGGTCTCTGGACACTTGTAGGAACAGAAGAGTCACCGGAGACAGGGTGGACTGTGGAAGGCAGCAGGTTAATGCGTATGCGTCCGTGTGTGCATATttcagcatgcacacacagtaGCCTTGTTATGCTGCTGGAGGACAGCAGAGACTTTGCTCGTCTCTGCGTTGTGTCGTACCAGCGGCGGCCGAGCGGCCGGCCTGCGTCGGGCTTTCTTGGCGCTCTGCACCGAGGGTGGTCTGCCACTAGTTCTCTTGCTGCCGGGACTCCTGCTGCCAACCGTCCTGTCCGTGGGACCGGACTGACCAGGCAGCTCGGCGCCGCTGTTCGGACACAGTGGGGTCAGAGTGAACAGGTCGAACCGGTTCATGCGGTACAGGCTGTTGCTTCCTGATAGTCCGTCCCGTCGCTCCAAGGCAGGGAGGAAATCACACATGGCAGAGGGGGAGTCTTCATCGAGCGTTCGCTGCAGCACAACAGGTCAGACAGAAAAGTGTGAGGACAGACTGCTGCACTTCTAAATACATACTTGTAGAGCAGAGGCTCTCAGCTAGTCTGGCTGCAGGACCCACATTCACAACATAATGACAAGTCACGACCCTAATGTACCCACAACTCAAATGTATTTAAGGAAAAGATGTAGAATATATAGAATATCACAGTATGCTAACATAACTATTTTAATGGTAAACCGAAACGACAATGAGAGGGAAACATTCTCTTTCACATTTAATTGGCTGCATTTGAATTCAAACCAAAACCATTCAGTAACTTTAACCTTTGATAACAAAATCAACAGCGCTTTCATGCACAGACATTAACCAAAAGAGTCCAACTACAGAGAAGTAGTCAGAGGTCACGCTCAAGTAGCCACACTCATAGATCCTGCAAAAATCCTCTAAAAGtagttatttaataaataatcaatACTGGTGTAAGTTCATGAACTGGATTGATTTTCAGTAAGCCATTCAATttcattatcctaaaaaccccaATTTTGTCAAAAAGCAACAAGTTTGCTGCAAGAGAGCACATGTAACCAGAGTCAAACTTCATGTATGCATAAGTATGCCGAGCAAATAAAAGTCATACTGATTCTGATTCCTCTGAAGAACACGGAGAAACTAAATGTAATATACAGTTGGGCTGTGGGGTATTTTGTTATACAATGACAATCATTTTCAAATATCCACAGCATATTTCTAAACAAGAAACGGGTTGTCATCCTGCCCTCACCTGAAGGAGAGGAGTGTCTGCGCGTGATAGCGAGGTGGGAGGACACTGGGACACCTTGGCTAAGTCCAGCAGCACCTCCTCGTGGTGCAGGACGTCCTGGGAGCTCCCTGGCTCCTGCAAGGCGATAACAATGGCGCTGGTGTTGTCAGCACGCAACATGCGCTGGCGCCACCTCAGCAGAGCATGGCTGACCAGCTGCCGGGCGCTCGATACCCCGCATGGTGCCTGCAGCATGGAAGGCTGTTATGAGACTCACATGGTCTGATATGAGGAGGAAATTACATTGACTAATACTCCGTTTATCATTCATGATTTATTAATCATGTTTCCTTGACTGACTCTTCTAGAGACCAAAATCAGGGCAGCGAGCAAACGAAGGCCTCCCTCTGTAACAATCCGCCATGATAGCGTCTGTAACTAAGAGTAACTAACACTTTACAGAAGCATGTCTCTCCACTTACCATCGCCTCATCGTTGTTCTGACACATGGAGACAGCCTCTTGGGGGGGCACCATGTTCCACAGCCCGTCACTGCCCAGGATGATGTATCTGTGTTTTCTGGGGTCAAGGATCACCACACTAGTATCTGGCTCTGGAGAAACCACAAACTCCCCACTGTAGAAGTCATAGCTCCACAGATCACCTGTGGCAGAGAGAGTTGGTTGATGAAAACACACCTGGTTTGAAAAAACAGCCTCCATGACAACtgcagggggttgggggggcgtcCCCATTTTCTCTGTGTGAGGACGCCTAAAAaagtttataaaaaaacagtgcTAAACTGTTTATTCAACTGgactttttaatatttgtaaaataattagGAGGTCATCAATAAAGTGGGAATTTTTTCTGCCATCTAACAACCACTCTGGGGTCCAAGGACTGAATAATGGTTACTGCTTTGTCAAAACTCTGGGAACTCTCTTACATACCCCTGTTATAAGGCTAGAGATGATAACAACATAACTCCAGTGAAGTGATTGGCTGAGATAGCGCTGATAGTTGCTTTCCCTACCTAGAGCTCGGGCTACTGCCAGGAAGGGGATCTGGTCGATGACGGTGCTCCGACGGACTGGGCCGTTGTGACTCAGCCTCGGCCTCTTCCAGACAACCCGGTTCACTCCGGACTTTTTGATAACACTGTTagcagatagagagagaaaatgggTGAGGAAAGCCACTAGAGTATGATTTAGACATTAGGGGTGGGCTGTAACACTCATTGCTGCACAGCTGGATAGAATGAGCTCAGGATAATGAAGTCTAACAGCGTATAGTAAATCCTACCACCATGAAGGTTACGGAGTCTAGTCTAGCAGTTACATTGTGTTTGGGAGGTGTCGGTTCAACTTGGTTTATTTTTGATGGGGTGATCTAATACAAGAAAGCTTTTAATAGCAGTTGAGTTTAAACTGGGTTGGAACTAAAATGAGTTAATCCTCAATGAAACTTTTTGTAGTGCCATAGTTTGTTTTTGCATCTGGCAATAAGGAGGCCGACAAATGTCCATCCTTTTGTCTCATCCAAAATATATAGTCAGCCATCACCGTGactactaacccatagcatatattttattatatatatagcatatattttatttttatcttattgctgcactatgttgtcattattgtactgtcttccatcatgcaccaaccgccaagacaatttccatgtatgtccaacatattatggcaataaacgtttcctgataaATGATCCATCCTGTAATTATGTCAAGCTTGAAATGAAGGGAAGGAATGTCTTATGCTCCTACTGAGGGAGCGCTAATAGACCAGGCATAGAGACTCAGTGCTGCACATTATGCCTTATGGTCTGCATCAATTTCGTGATTATTAATCAATCATGGTCACTTAGGTGGGTGGGATTTGTCGTAACGTGTTAAGGTAAAGTAAGATAGATGAATATCCATGCATGCTGAATATGATTGAGGTTAGATTACATGGCCCTATTGCCCAGGCCTAATGTTTATAGTAAtaggatttctttttaatatgcTGCTGTGCATGCTGGCCCACAAAATAACATGACTAAATCCTGTGTAACATTATGCAGAAAATCTGTATTACATTTATGCTGTTAAAGCACACCTATGAATCCCCTTTTAAGCCGCCGAGTTTAACATGTGATGCAAGATGTCAATCCATCCAAGCACTTATCAGTAGGACATTGTCCTTGAAGCAGATAGCATTTTGACATGCTTTTGTGCAGAAAGGGTTACAATGGTTACAATTGCTTTTTAGTTTGAAATGGAGTCTGTTGGAGATGTTATCTAGCATTTGTCTTGATTTAACCAATAAGAACACATTTATCTGCTGATAGTCCTAACTTAATATACAACTTAAATGTACTCATGGTAAATGATTGACAGTTTGATTTGTTGTGACAGGATgacgagagaaagagaaacagagacaTACATCATTCTGGAGTCCCAGCCAGCAGGAATCTGATCTCGCTGTTCCAAAATCCCAGGAATGTAAAactcatgtttgttttggttatgTTTTCTTAGCAATGATGTGCTGGCCTGAATGCAATACTCCCTTCTAATGTTAGTATTTTGTAAAGACAGGGTGAGAAGTTTGTTAAGCCTCACCTCCCTCCCAGCCCTTCAatacgttctctctctctgggtagTTCAGGTTTGTGGTCTTGTGTGACTTCCACGGCTCTGATGAAAGGGTCTGAAGGGTCATCCTGGACCCCTAGAACCACTGCGGAGTCCCCGACATGGGCCACATACATGCGGTTTCCGCGGATGAACACCACGCTGGCTGTGGTGCCCGACGTGCTGGGGAGGCCCGTTAGTGTCTTTGGCCATTCCGCTGAGAAGATGAAAGACACAACAGGTATACATTTACTGAGCTACTCGCTTAACTGCTTATAAACGGTGTATTGCATATTTCGCACATAACCTCACAGCACAACGACAGGGAGAAAACGGATGAGCCTAAACTCCATGTATCACACCTAATGACAGTGACCTTTGGGCAGGTTTGTTGGACGCAGCCTGTCCACGTGCTGTGACACTGTGTGTTGACACCCGGATGGGACCGGCTGTCACACAGCTGACATGCCCGGGCTTATCCAGGCACGGCTCACACTGGCCATGTCATGAGAAAACAGGCTTTCCAGTAGGTAATGCCGAGGTATTGTAGCTTGTAGCTGCATGCAATAACTTGAACTATATCACACATATGGTGCTTCTGATAAAACAATACAATTGGGTGTATTATCAAGTATATTACGATTGGTAACTGGTCTTCTGTGTCTGCCGCGCCGGGCTTTGTTTGGAGCCAGTGGCTACTGCTAACCTCGTTAGCTCTGTTGGTTGCAAAAACTATTCGCCGTAAAGCAATCTTATATTTAAATGGTAGATGGCAAAACACAGAGACAAGGACTGCAAATAATGATGACAGATTGAGACCGGCCTTTTTGTAAATGACCACACAGTCCAAGGAGAAGGACTTTATAGAGTCCATAGATTGAGCCAGCAGGGATCGTAACAGTCCAGAAATTTGAGGAGATGCCGCTAGGCCACGGACTAACTTACATCTGGTCCAGAGGTTTCATGTGATCTACTGAAACCGAGGAAGAGGCCTAAACCCACGGTCCACATTCCAGCGCACACCGTTAAATGTTATGGCATTGTAGTGAAGAGTAACTTAGT
Encoded proteins:
- the ppm1da gene encoding protein phosphatase, Mg2+/Mn2+ dependent, 1Da; translation: MDNALLMRVSVFTDQGGRKYMEDVTEVIVEPEPGDDEPTSAEPEETVVGDGTFGSLAADTHPERTDGPVVSTRVSGASCEPMPTEDQRIIVEASPPRGQSPPGARRSVAFLAVFDGHGGREAAHFAREYLWEFMKKQRGFWSDCDLEVCAAIRKGFIACHHAMWKKLPEWPKTLTGLPSTSGTTASVVFIRGNRMYVAHVGDSAVVLGVQDDPSDPFIRAVEVTQDHKPELPRERERIEGLGGSVIKKSGVNRVVWKRPRLSHNGPVRRSTVIDQIPFLAVARALGDLWSYDFYSGEFVVSPEPDTSVVILDPRKHRYIILGSDGLWNMVPPQEAVSMCQNNDEAMAPCGVSSARQLVSHALLRWRQRMLRADNTSAIVIALQEPGSSQDVLHHEEVLLDLAKVSQCPPTSLSRADTPLLQRTLDEDSPSAMCDFLPALERRDGLSGSNSLYRMNRFDLFTLTPLCPNSGAELPGQSGPTDRTVGSRSPGSKRTSGRPPSVQSAKKARRRPAARPPLVRHNAETSKVSAVLQQHNKATVCAC